One window of the Cryptomeria japonica chromosome 7, Sugi_1.0, whole genome shotgun sequence genome contains the following:
- the LOC131078268 gene encoding coatomer subunit beta'-1, with translation MPLRLEIKRKLAQRSERVKSVDLHPTEPWMLASLYSGSVCIWNYQSQTLAKSFEVTELPVRSAKFIARKQWVVAGADDMIIRVYNYNTMDKVKVFEAHTDYIRCVTVHPTLPYVLSSSDDMLIKLWDWDKGWQCTQIFEGHSHYVMQVAFNPKDTNTFASASLDRTIKIWSLGSLEPNFTLDAHTKGVNCVDYFTGGDRPYLISGSDDHTAKVWDYQTKSCIQTLEGHTHNVSAVCFHPELPIIITGSEDGTVRIWHSTTYRLENTLNYGLERVWAIGYSKGSNRVAIGYDEGTIMIKIGREEPVASMDSSGKIIWAKHNEIQTVNIKAVGADIEVTDGERLPLAVKELGSCDLYPQSLKHNPNGRFVVVCGDGEYIIYTALAWRNRSFGSALEFVWASDGEYAVRESTSKIKIFSKTFQERKSIRPTFSAESIYGGALLAICSNDFVCFYDWAECRVIRRIDVTVKNIYWADSGDLVAIASDNSFYILKYNRDVVSSCLDTGKPIDEQGVEDAFELVHEISERVRTGIWVGDCFIYNNSSWRLNYCVGGEVTTMFHLDRPMYLLGYLASQSRVYLIDKEFNVMGYTLLLSLIEYKTLVMRGDLDRANEVLPTIPREHLNSVGRFLESRGMLEEALEVSTDPDYKFDLAVQLGRIEVAKAIAVEAQSESKWKQLGELAMSSGKLDMAEECLSHASDLSGLLLLYSSMGDADGMARLATLARDQGKNNVTFLCLFLLGKVEECIQLLVESNRIPEAAFMARSYLPSKVSEIASTWRDDLSKVNQKAAESLADPKDYPNLFDDWHLALSVESQLKESRNGFPPAEDYPKYMHTRNTDLIQEFRNLHIDGEAPLENGDSVHEVIDTHEDYVPGVSLNETIEDYVRDETQEETIDGEKYVEAEGSTEGEVLVNGNEAEEEEWGMDNEGNQPA, from the exons ACTTTGGCAAAGTCCTTTGAAGTCACGGAGCTTCCAG TACGGTCTGCCAAGTTTATAGCCCGGAAGCAGTGGGTTGTGGCTGGTGCAGATGACATGATTATTCGAGTATACAATTATAACACCATGGACAAGGTAAAAGTATTTGAAGCACATACTGACTATATCAGGTGTGTCACAGTTCATCCAACCCTGCCCTATGTTCTGTCATCATCGGATGACATGCTAATCAAGCTTTGGGACTGGGATAAAGGTTGGCAATgcacacaaatatttgaagggcATTCACATTATGTGATGCAAGTTGCCTTTAATCCCAAGGACACAAATACATTTGCGAGTGCCTCACTGGATCGCACTATAAAG ATATGGAGTCTTGGCTCGCTAGAACCAAATTTTACACTTGATGCCCATACAAAGGGTGTAAATTGTGTTGATTACTTTACGGGAGGTGACAGACCGTATCTGATTTCAGGTTCAGATGATCATACAGCAAAG GTGTGGGACTATCAGACAAAAAGCTGTATCCAGACTCTTGAAGGACATACACATAATGTCTCAGCAGTTTGTTTCCATcctgaacttcctatcattatCACTGGCTCAGAAGATGGTACCGTACGCATTTGGCATTCAACAACATACAG GCTAGAAAACACTTTGAATTATGGGCTAGAACGTGTATGGGCGATCGGCTATTCTAAAGGATCAAATCG GGTTGCTATTGGGTACGATGAAGGCACAATCATGATCAAAATTGGTCGAGAGGAGCCAGTTGCTAGTATGGACAGTAGTGGAAAAATAATTTGGGCAAAGCACAATGAGATACAGACTGTAAATATTAAGGCAGTTGGAGCAGACATTGAG GTGACAGATGGGGAGAGATTGCCATTAGCTGTCAAGGAATTGGGTAGCTGTGATTTATATCCACAG AGCTTAAAACACAATCCAAATGGAAGGTTTGTTGTGGTTTGTGGTGATGGAGAGTATATTATTTATACTGCCCTTGCATGGAGGAATAGGTCTTTTGGATCTGCCCTTGAGTTTGTTTGGGCATCAGATGGAGAATATGCAGTTCGAGAAAGTACATCCAAGATTAAAATTTTCAGTAAAACATTTCAG GAGAGGAAAAGTATTCGTCCAACTTTTTCTGCTGAGTCTATCTATGGTGGAGCCTTGTTGGCTATATGTTCGAATGATTTTGTTTGCTTCTATGATTGGGCTGAATGCCGTGTAATTCGGCGGATTGATGTTACTGTGAAa AATATTTACTGGGCTGATAGTGGAGATCTGGTTGCAATTGCCAGTGACAATTCGTTCTATATTCTGAAATACAAT CGTGATGTTGTTTCTTCATGCTTGGATACTGGTAAGCCTATTGATGAGCAGGGGGTAGAGGATGCTTTTGAACTTGTACATGAGATAAGTGAGCGGGTTAGGACTGGAATATGGGTTGGTGATTGTTTTATATACAATAACTCATCTTGGCGTCTCAATTATTGTGTTGGTGGcgag GTAACAACCATGTTTCACTTAGATCGGCCTATGTATTTGTTAGGCTATCTCGCGAGTCAGAGTAGGGTATATCTTATTGACAAAGAGTTCAA TGTGATGGGCTATACATTACTGCTTAGTTTGATAGAGTATAAGACACTTGTTATGCGGGGCGACCTTGATAGGGCAAATGAAGTTTTACCTACAATTCCTCGGGAGCATCTGAACAG TGTGGGTCGATTTTTGGAGTCACGAGGCATGTTAGAGGAAGCGCTTGAAGTGTCTACAGACCCGGACTACAAATTTGATCTGGCAGTACAGCTTGGAAGGATTGAAGTAGCAAAG GCAATTGCTGTTGAAGCACAGAGTGAATCAAAATGGAAACAATTAGGAGAACTAGCCATGTCTTCTGGAAAG TTAGACATGGCTGAAGAATGCCTAAGCCATGCATCAGACCTAAGTGGATTGTTGCTTCTCTACTCGTCAATGGGAGATGCAGATGGGATGGCCAGACTTGCTACTCTTGCCAGAGACCAGGGGAAAAACAATGTTACATTTCTTTGTTTGTTCCTGCTGGGTAAAGTAGAAGAATGTATCCAGCTATTGGTGGAAAG CAATCGCATACCAGAAGCTGCTTTTATGGCAAGATCCTATCTGCCAAGCAAGGTTTCAGAAATTGCTTCCACTTGGCGTGATGACCTTAGTAAG GTAAATCAAAAAGCTGCAGAGTCGTTAGCAGATCCAAAGGACTACCCTAATCTTTTTGATGACTGGCATTTGGCGCTCTCTGTTGAATCTCAACTAAAGGAGTCAAG GAATGGCTTTCCTCCTGCAGAGGATTATCCAAAATATATGCATACAAGGAATACAGACCTTATTCAGGAGTTCAGAAATTTGCATATTGATGGGGAAGCACCTCTAGAAAATGGAGATTCTGTTCATGAG GTAATAGACACCCATGAAGATTATGTTCCTGGTGTCTCTCTCAATGAAACAATTGAAGATTATGTTCGTGATGAAACCCAAGAAGAAACAATTGATGGAGAGAAGTATGTAGAAGCAGAAGGATCTACAGAAGGAGAGGTGCTTGTTAATGGAAATGAAGCAGAAGAAGAAGAGTGGGGTATGGACAATGAAGGAAACCAGCCAGCATGA